A genome region from Nocardiopsis exhalans includes the following:
- a CDS encoding PQQ-binding-like beta-propeller repeat protein, whose translation MRERRTEKALSWVGAGTVAGALLLAAVTVALHWAGQDTAVFQEAGLAWFWACVIGGFVLVLGVRWKNVRAGEAADAESGWDYALCLAGAAALTALIAGNGVLLGADAPEIGALSLIELRMAVVVCAVPLGVLLMLTVVRRPLLPPRSRSLPPFAAGVLAVALVGVTVPLLLVDEEEGGVRHVVAEDLPGVAAFPERVNRSGWIWEPEQSGTIDRIVRGAHGPLVVLSDGVVSLDGTDGTEIWSYREPAARDATVWVGNGHVLFTRVPERDEDAAEQGEDAPEELATRVFDVVNGALVTEFSADTGEASESSARALVGWSDGVRVHSDRRDGVERDEAPGVSAWDAESGEELWYLNPAPEPGMACAGEPPRVRAETVVFAVACVREEDLTGSTREIESLIRDEEPDKRFRVVSVDLRTGEEQWSYELEGEGVFVPDRPWAAPGADGRGSVLAVQGYYSSDPVLLLDPESGEELMYLSEDMVEAEEGLYREAVIDVDGSGITMLFSRSGEGAEVGRIDPDGNRTPLIGAGGAYASRYSHRAVLPEQVVFTTDESERAGDRAQVSVASHGELFGGGLRNRIVLGSRADVGQLVAVRGGVAVLLTEPRHQGARVEGLVP comes from the coding sequence GTGCGCGAGCGGCGCACGGAGAAGGCCCTGTCCTGGGTCGGGGCGGGCACGGTCGCGGGGGCGCTGCTCCTGGCGGCGGTGACCGTGGCCCTGCACTGGGCGGGCCAGGACACTGCGGTGTTCCAGGAAGCCGGGTTGGCCTGGTTCTGGGCTTGCGTGATCGGCGGGTTCGTCCTGGTGCTCGGGGTGCGCTGGAAGAACGTGCGTGCCGGTGAAGCAGCGGATGCGGAGAGCGGCTGGGATTACGCCCTGTGCCTGGCCGGGGCAGCGGCCCTCACCGCCCTCATCGCGGGCAACGGCGTGCTCTTGGGCGCGGACGCTCCTGAAATCGGCGCGCTCTCCCTGATCGAGCTGAGGATGGCGGTCGTGGTCTGCGCTGTCCCCCTGGGTGTGCTGCTCATGCTGACCGTCGTGCGCCGACCGCTCCTACCGCCCCGAAGCCGCTCTCTGCCGCCCTTCGCCGCGGGCGTGCTTGCCGTTGCGTTGGTCGGGGTGACCGTGCCGTTGCTCCTCGTCGATGAGGAGGAGGGCGGTGTACGGCACGTCGTCGCCGAGGACCTGCCGGGGGTGGCGGCATTCCCGGAACGGGTCAACCGGTCCGGGTGGATCTGGGAACCCGAGCAGTCGGGCACGATCGACCGGATCGTTCGGGGGGCTCACGGCCCCCTCGTGGTCCTCAGCGACGGTGTGGTGTCCCTGGACGGGACCGACGGCACGGAGATCTGGTCGTACCGTGAGCCCGCTGCCAGGGACGCCACGGTCTGGGTGGGAAACGGACACGTGCTCTTCACCCGAGTTCCGGAGCGGGACGAGGATGCCGCGGAACAGGGCGAGGACGCACCCGAAGAGCTGGCCACCCGGGTGTTCGACGTGGTCAACGGTGCACTGGTCACCGAGTTCAGCGCAGACACAGGTGAGGCTTCGGAAAGCAGTGCTCGTGCTCTCGTGGGCTGGTCGGACGGTGTCCGCGTGCATTCCGACCGGCGCGATGGCGTCGAGCGGGACGAGGCGCCCGGGGTGAGCGCCTGGGACGCGGAGTCCGGCGAGGAACTGTGGTACCTGAACCCGGCCCCCGAACCGGGGATGGCCTGTGCGGGTGAGCCGCCCCGGGTACGCGCGGAGACGGTCGTGTTCGCCGTGGCCTGTGTCCGCGAGGAGGATCTCACCGGCAGTACACGGGAGATCGAATCCCTTATCCGTGACGAGGAACCCGACAAGCGGTTCAGGGTGGTCTCCGTGGATCTGCGTACCGGTGAGGAGCAGTGGAGCTACGAGTTGGAGGGGGAGGGGGTTTTCGTCCCCGACCGGCCGTGGGCGGCCCCGGGTGCGGACGGCCGGGGCAGTGTCCTCGCCGTGCAGGGCTACTACTCGTCTGACCCGGTCCTCCTGCTGGACCCGGAGAGCGGAGAGGAACTCATGTACCTGAGCGAGGACATGGTCGAGGCGGAGGAGGGTCTTTACCGGGAGGCGGTCATCGACGTTGACGGCAGCGGCATCACCATGCTGTTCTCCCGGTCGGGCGAGGGGGCTGAGGTCGGCCGCATCGATCCGGACGGCAACCGCACACCGCTGATCGGAGCGGGTGGTGCCTACGCCAGTCGTTACAGCCACAGGGCTGTACTGCCGGAGCAGGTGGTGTTCACCACTGACGAATCCGAAAGGGCCGGGGACCGGGCCCAGGTCAGCGTGGCCTCGCACGGGGAGCTGTTCGGTGGGGGACTGCGCAACCGGATCGTTCTGGGAAGCCGGGCAGACGTGGGACAGCTCGTGGCTGTCCGCGGTGGGGTCGCCGTCCTACTGACCGAGCCGCGCCACCAGGGTGCGCGGGTGGAAGGTCTGGTGCCGTGA